One Brevibacterium spongiae DNA segment encodes these proteins:
- a CDS encoding proline racemase family protein, producing METICTSVDFHTAGEPFRIVPEPPVDIPGTSVAERRQLAMPGSPVDDLRRLLCFEPRGHADMYGGFITAPDDDGADFGVLFWHKDGFSTACGHGTMALGAWAVSSGMVPVDPSETTEVTIDVPSGRVRAQVHTDAQGRAASVDFVNVPSRLITAGITVDTSRGSVSVDLAWGGAIYALVDTALLGGTPLGGSGADSGGADGYRGAVLPENLTELIGLGREVKAGLVDHPDTVHPEDARLSGVYGTIFVDRLGTLPGGELHQRNVTIFADGQVDRSPCGSGTAARVAALHATGELGAGQTLVHESIVGTRFRARVLEETADGVVPVVTGSANRVATSTFEIDPLDDLVPGFVLR from the coding sequence GTGGAAACCATCTGCACAAGCGTCGATTTCCATACTGCAGGCGAACCGTTCCGAATCGTGCCCGAGCCTCCGGTCGACATTCCCGGCACAAGCGTGGCCGAGCGGCGGCAGCTGGCCATGCCGGGTTCGCCGGTCGATGATCTGCGCCGGCTGCTGTGCTTCGAACCGCGCGGTCATGCTGACATGTACGGCGGCTTCATCACCGCCCCCGATGACGACGGAGCCGATTTCGGGGTGCTGTTCTGGCACAAGGACGGCTTCTCCACAGCCTGCGGTCACGGAACGATGGCGCTCGGCGCATGGGCAGTGTCCTCCGGAATGGTTCCGGTCGATCCATCCGAGACCACCGAGGTCACGATCGACGTGCCCTCGGGCCGAGTGCGTGCGCAGGTGCACACTGATGCGCAGGGGCGGGCCGCCTCGGTGGATTTCGTCAATGTGCCCAGCCGCCTCATCACTGCGGGGATCACTGTGGATACGAGCCGGGGTTCGGTGTCGGTCGATCTCGCGTGGGGCGGGGCGATCTACGCGCTCGTCGACACGGCACTGCTCGGCGGGACACCGCTCGGCGGCTCGGGTGCGGACAGCGGAGGTGCCGATGGGTACCGAGGTGCGGTCCTGCCGGAGAATCTCACCGAACTCATCGGACTCGGGCGTGAGGTCAAGGCAGGTCTGGTCGACCATCCGGACACCGTCCACCCCGAGGATGCACGCCTCTCCGGGGTGTACGGCACGATCTTCGTCGACCGGCTGGGGACTCTGCCAGGCGGTGAGCTGCATCAGCGCAATGTCACGATCTTTGCCGATGGTCAGGTCGACCGCTCCCCCTGCGGTTCGGGGACGGCGGCCAGGGTGGCAGCCCTGCATGCCACGGGAGAGCTCGGAGCGGGACAGACTCTGGTCCACGAGTCGATCGTCGGCACCAGGTTCCGGGCAAGAGTGCTCGAAGAGACTGCTGACGGCGTCGTCCCGGTCGTGACCGGCAGCGCGAACCGCGTGGCCACCTCGACGTTCGAGATCGACCCACTCGATGACCTCGTGCCCGGATTCGTGCTGCGGTGA
- a CDS encoding quinone oxidoreductase family protein produces the protein MTSIIVNEHGGPEKYVVAADTDAAAAAPAEGQLQVRLALAGVNFLDVAQRRGGTPVKAPFAPGVEGVGTVTAVGEGVDGFSLGDRVGWMTGGQGSFSATALVNADKAVPLPDDIDDETAVAALMQGITAHYLTTSTFPISAGDVVVIHAAAGGLGQMLTQIAALKGATVIGTTSTAEKAEIARANGAAHVFGYDDFAAGVLDVTDGEGAAVIFDGVGATTFDDDLKALRTRGTVVVVGNASGPVPAVDVNTLSASGSLFLTRPTVVDHVRTPAELRSRTDEIFGWIRGGDLTVHIGDRFPITEVAAAFSALESRATTGKVILQH, from the coding sequence ATGACATCGATCATCGTCAACGAACACGGGGGACCCGAAAAGTACGTGGTCGCCGCTGACACCGACGCCGCAGCTGCTGCGCCGGCCGAGGGACAGCTGCAGGTGAGACTGGCTCTGGCCGGGGTGAACTTCCTCGACGTCGCCCAACGCCGAGGCGGAACTCCGGTGAAGGCGCCGTTCGCTCCCGGTGTCGAAGGAGTCGGCACTGTCACCGCAGTGGGCGAGGGAGTCGACGGCTTCTCACTCGGCGATCGCGTCGGCTGGATGACCGGAGGTCAGGGGAGCTTCTCTGCGACCGCGCTGGTCAATGCCGACAAGGCAGTGCCGCTGCCGGATGACATCGATGACGAGACCGCTGTGGCGGCACTCATGCAGGGCATCACCGCCCACTACCTGACCACCAGCACCTTCCCGATCTCTGCCGGCGACGTCGTGGTCATCCACGCCGCGGCAGGAGGGCTCGGGCAGATGCTCACCCAGATCGCCGCGCTCAAGGGAGCCACCGTGATCGGTACGACCTCGACCGCAGAGAAGGCTGAGATCGCCCGTGCCAACGGTGCCGCGCATGTCTTCGGCTACGACGACTTCGCTGCAGGAGTCCTCGACGTCACCGATGGTGAAGGAGCAGCCGTAATCTTCGACGGCGTCGGCGCGACAACGTTCGACGACGATCTCAAGGCACTGCGGACCCGCGGCACGGTTGTGGTCGTCGGCAATGCCAGCGGTCCCGTCCCGGCAGTCGATGTCAACACCCTCAGCGCTTCCGGGTCTCTCTTCCTCACCCGACCGACGGTCGTTGACCATGTGCGCACCCCGGCTGAGCTGCGCTCACGCACGGACGAGATCTTCGGCTGGATCCGCGGGGGAGACCTCACCGTCCACATCGGTGATCGTTTCCCCATCACCGAGGTGGCCGCCGCCTTCAGCGCGCTCGAGTCCCGGGCGACGACCGGAAAGGTCATCCTCCAGCACTGA
- a CDS encoding TetR/AcrR family transcriptional regulator, with the protein MADITGPQSVSGRGAEKFLPLAPSQAPLRADALRNRRKILDAATALLAEKGVDGLTMDELARRAGVGKGTLYRNFTDKPGIASALLDDRVRDMHARMLQGPPPLGPGASGGERLKAFVDAYLNHIARNLDLVLLTESSSPKGRFDREGYPFWRRHVEILITEMWTLAEPDSSDANAPERELIRTRAEAVMAVLSAAQLDQWLHRQGRTLDELIPQIQTIVTAIAAG; encoded by the coding sequence ATGGCAGACATTACCGGACCGCAGTCCGTTTCTGGAAGAGGGGCCGAGAAGTTTCTCCCCCTGGCTCCCTCGCAGGCACCTCTGCGCGCCGATGCGCTGCGCAATCGACGCAAGATCCTCGATGCCGCGACCGCGCTCCTCGCCGAGAAAGGAGTGGACGGGCTGACGATGGACGAGCTGGCCAGGCGCGCAGGGGTTGGCAAGGGCACTCTCTACCGCAACTTCACGGACAAGCCCGGCATCGCCTCGGCACTGCTCGACGACCGAGTCAGGGACATGCACGCGAGAATGCTGCAGGGGCCGCCCCCTCTGGGCCCCGGAGCCTCGGGAGGCGAGCGCTTGAAGGCCTTCGTCGATGCCTACCTCAACCACATCGCGCGCAACCTCGATCTCGTCCTGCTCACCGAAAGCAGCTCTCCCAAGGGCCGGTTCGACCGGGAAGGCTACCCGTTCTGGCGGCGCCACGTGGAGATCCTCATCACCGAGATGTGGACGCTCGCGGAACCCGATTCGTCAGACGCGAACGCGCCCGAGCGTGAACTTATCCGGACCCGTGCCGAGGCGGTCATGGCGGTTCTCTCCGCCGCTCAGCTCGATCAGTGGCTCCACAGACAAGGCCGCACACTCGACGAGCTCATCCCGCAGATTCAGACGATCGTCACCGCGATCGCCGCAGGGTAG
- a CDS encoding ABC transporter permease, whose protein sequence is MGKYILRRVLLMIPIVLGVATLSFILMKLAPGDPAAAYLGDKATPENVAQLRHAWGLDEPMIIQYFQFLGGLLVGDFGQSFIFQTSVVELLKLRMPATLLLMLVSLVFAVVISVPLSLWVAATRSATSAIVSRVFAATVQGMPAFFVGTLLILVLGVSLGIFPVGGYGSSFGEHLYSLVLPGLAVALTICPVLIRSLTAALNESMSAEYSNFALSKGLSRKRTVIDYAFRNAGITGISILGIQVGHLVGGALVVENVFAIPGVGSLLMEAVLARDYDVVQALTVIFGVLVVLVYLLTDIVYSLVDPRVRLGA, encoded by the coding sequence GTGGGCAAGTACATCCTCCGGCGTGTGCTGCTGATGATCCCGATCGTCCTCGGTGTCGCCACTCTGTCCTTCATCCTCATGAAGCTCGCACCCGGGGACCCCGCCGCCGCATATCTCGGCGACAAAGCCACCCCGGAGAACGTCGCCCAGCTCCGTCATGCCTGGGGCCTCGACGAGCCGATGATCATTCAGTACTTCCAGTTCCTCGGCGGACTCCTCGTCGGTGACTTCGGGCAGTCGTTCATCTTCCAGACCTCGGTGGTCGAACTGCTGAAGCTGCGCATGCCGGCGACGCTGCTGCTCATGCTCGTCTCCCTGGTCTTCGCTGTCGTCATCTCCGTCCCGCTGTCCCTGTGGGTGGCCGCGACACGATCAGCCACCTCGGCGATCGTCTCCAGGGTCTTCGCCGCCACGGTCCAGGGCATGCCGGCATTCTTCGTCGGTACGCTGCTCATCCTCGTTCTCGGGGTGAGTCTGGGGATCTTCCCGGTCGGCGGCTACGGCAGCAGCTTCGGCGAACACCTCTACTCCCTCGTCCTGCCCGGCCTCGCGGTGGCACTGACGATCTGCCCCGTGCTCATCCGCAGCCTCACGGCTGCACTGAACGAATCGATGTCGGCCGAATACTCGAACTTCGCCCTGTCGAAGGGGCTGAGCAGGAAAAGAACCGTCATCGACTACGCGTTCCGCAACGCCGGGATCACGGGCATCTCGATCCTCGGCATTCAGGTCGGCCACCTCGTCGGGGGTGCCCTCGTCGTCGAGAACGTCTTCGCGATACCCGGCGTCGGATCACTCCTCATGGAGGCCGTCCTTGCTCGCGACTACGACGTCGTGCAGGCCCTGACGGTGATCTTCGGTGTGCTCGTCGTCCTCGTCTACCTGCTCACCGACATCGTCTACAGCCTCGTCGATCCGCGCGTGCGGTTGGGGGCATGA
- a CDS encoding ABC transporter permease, giving the protein MTSPAPGGPGGKPPRTRGGTASRATPTARFTLPLPAFLRRHNLQLWIGAVILGAMVLLLAIGPLFVTDDPNRQDLLNTFAPSSLAHPLGTDQLGRDVLSRFLHGGRIDLFVAVVAVIVPFLLGTILGSLAGYFGRWVDIVVMRLADIVSAFPFYVLVIVLVFVMGNGMGSIFVAISAVSWVAYARIVRGEVLVLREQEFISACRASGLSTPRILARHVIPNTVSQGIIYAMSDIVLNIGVVVTLSYFGMGIVPPTADWGQMMNDGQQYMGTGNYGLILWPGFAVVIVSFALALIGDGLTNTLKPKR; this is encoded by the coding sequence ATGACCTCCCCAGCACCCGGCGGACCCGGCGGCAAGCCCCCTCGGACCCGCGGCGGCACCGCCTCCCGTGCGACGCCGACCGCGCGATTCACCCTGCCCCTGCCGGCGTTCCTGCGCAGGCACAATCTGCAGCTGTGGATCGGTGCGGTCATCCTCGGGGCGATGGTGCTTCTGCTCGCCATCGGACCGCTCTTCGTCACCGATGACCCCAACCGGCAGGACCTGCTCAACACCTTCGCCCCGTCGTCGCTCGCACATCCTCTGGGCACGGATCAGCTCGGGCGCGACGTCCTCTCCCGGTTCCTCCATGGCGGGCGCATCGATCTCTTCGTCGCCGTCGTCGCCGTCATCGTACCCTTCCTCCTCGGCACCATCCTCGGTTCGCTGGCCGGCTACTTCGGCCGGTGGGTCGACATCGTCGTCATGCGCCTGGCCGACATCGTCTCGGCCTTCCCGTTCTACGTCCTCGTCATCGTGCTCGTCTTCGTCATGGGCAACGGCATGGGCAGCATCTTCGTCGCCATCAGCGCCGTGTCCTGGGTGGCCTACGCCCGCATCGTGCGTGGTGAAGTGCTCGTCCTGAGAGAGCAGGAATTCATCTCCGCCTGCCGAGCCTCCGGCCTGAGCACACCACGGATCCTCGCCCGCCACGTCATCCCCAACACCGTCAGCCAGGGCATCATCTACGCGATGAGCGACATCGTCCTCAACATCGGAGTCGTCGTGACGCTGAGCTACTTCGGCATGGGCATCGTCCCGCCGACGGCCGACTGGGGGCAGATGATGAATGACGGTCAGCAGTACATGGGCACCGGCAACTACGGACTCATCCTGTGGCCGGGCTTCGCCGTCGTCATCGTCTCCTTCGCCTTGGCGCTCATCGGCGACGGCCTGACGAACACACTGAAGCCGAAGAGGTGA